A single genomic interval of Tursiops truncatus isolate mTurTru1 chromosome 16, mTurTru1.mat.Y, whole genome shotgun sequence harbors:
- the RPS24 gene encoding small ribosomal subunit protein eS24 isoform X2, whose protein sequence is MNDTVTIRTRKFMTNRLLQRKQMVIDVLHPGKATVPKTEIREKLAKMYKTTPDVIFVFGFRTHFGGGKTTGFGMIYDSLDYAKKNEPKHRLARHGLYEKKKTSRKQRKERKNRMKKVRGTAKANVGAGKKKE, encoded by the exons ATG AACGACACGGTAACTATCCGCACAAGGAAGTTCATGACCAACCGACTACTTCAGCGGAAACAAATG GTCATCGATGTCCTTCATCCTGGGAAGGCAACAGTACCTAAAACAGAAATTCGGGAAAAACTAGCCAAAATGTACAAGACCACACCAGATGTCATCTTTGTGTTCGGATTCCGAACCCATTTTGGTGGTGGCAAGACAACTGGCTTTGGCATGATTTACGATTCCTTGGATTACGCAAAGAAGAATGAGCCCAAACACAGGCTTGCAAGA caTGGCCTGTACGAGAAGAAAAAGACCTCGAGAAAACAGCGAAAGGAACgcaagaacagaatgaagaaagtcAGGGGGACTGCAAAGGCCAATGTTGGTGCTGGCAAAAAG AAGGAATAA
- the RPS24 gene encoding small ribosomal subunit protein eS24 isoform X3 → MNDTVTIRTRKFMTNRLLQRKQMVIDVLHPGKATVPKTEIREKLAKMYKTTPDVIFVFGFRTHFGGGKTTGFGMIYDSLDYAKKNEPKHRLARHGLYEKKKTSRKQRKERKNRMKKVRGTAKANVGAGKKK, encoded by the exons ATG AACGACACGGTAACTATCCGCACAAGGAAGTTCATGACCAACCGACTACTTCAGCGGAAACAAATG GTCATCGATGTCCTTCATCCTGGGAAGGCAACAGTACCTAAAACAGAAATTCGGGAAAAACTAGCCAAAATGTACAAGACCACACCAGATGTCATCTTTGTGTTCGGATTCCGAACCCATTTTGGTGGTGGCAAGACAACTGGCTTTGGCATGATTTACGATTCCTTGGATTACGCAAAGAAGAATGAGCCCAAACACAGGCTTGCAAGA caTGGCCTGTACGAGAAGAAAAAGACCTCGAGAAAACAGCGAAAGGAACgcaagaacagaatgaagaaagtcAGGGGGACTGCAAAGGCCAATGTTGGTGCTGGCAAAAAG AAATGA